In Phyllopteryx taeniolatus isolate TA_2022b chromosome 22, UOR_Ptae_1.2, whole genome shotgun sequence, the DNA window attttgaagaattgttcactatctgccaaactgctgcttgctgcgaagtgagttgagttgagttgagtttgaTGCAACTGTCTAGCAGACCGTCAACCATCAATCAGAGCTATTTGCCAGCTATATTTAtccaaacattaaaaagtacattttccatatgtCTTTAATTAAGGCGCTGACATCATTTAGGGCCGCCAATAGCGGCTTTCCTTGCTGAGGCGTTGACAACTGTGCTTGCATTTGCATTTTGAGTCATAAAAACACTGCATTAGATACTATTAGATCTTATCTTATTTTTTGATATACTATGGATGAGTTTTGTCACAGGGCTCATTTTCCATCATAAAATCTCATGACATTCCATTCGATTTGAGCCGATGGATTTAATTGAAATAACACATCTCACGTATGAATTTTAAGTGTCGTTTCAATCATCCTCCGTCCTCTGGATTTTTATTGGCTGTTCCCAgtcaaatggatgaatgaaacgGCCTATAACGCCAGCGCTGGCTCTTCTGACTGCTGATGTTCTCCTGTTTTATATTCCCACTAAATGAATAGACGTTTGAATTAAGTAATCGCCACTAACTCTCAGAGGAGTAATAAGAAGGGTCAGTACTCTTTGGCCCGTGTCTCTCTTTGGATTTGCGCTGTTCCCTTCTGACCGATTACTGACAGAAGGTGATTCTCTGGACTTTTTGTGTGAGAAGAAATGACTTGAGACAAAAGTGCCCTGCAAGGGGGTAAGAGGAAAAATTGTCATTAAAATTACGTATCCCTTGACCCGCCCGCTTCAAGGTCGGAGCAATTATTTAGCGTGTGTTTAAGGAGAGCTTTTGCCGGTCGTTAGCGGAATATTGGGTCGTGTGTGTCGGGGCGTCTGAAGGACCAGGGTCCGGTCCTTAAGATCCTAAATGGCCTGAAAAGAAAATGATAGCAGAAAGGAATACGGGAAGGATCATGGGAAGCATACAATGAGGTTGAATATGTACAATATTTCAGCCAAGTCAACATGTGATTACAGTCACACAAAGGTCTGGGTCAAAGTTCATTTAGCTTAATAGTGTCATTTTGGTTTCTCTACAGGATTTCCAAAAAAAGTTATAGCCATTGTACATGCACAGTTTGGACATTTACAGGTAATTCAGCGATTCtgtcacgtaccactagaggaagCTCACGTGCCACTACCACGTTTTAGGATCACTAATTTTGGTTGTAAAATCACCTTACGTGTACACtatgtctttggaatgtgggaggaagttggaGTTCATCCCAAGAAAGCCCCATGGAAGCATGGGAGAGAATAAACTCCAGACTTTCGAACACATAACCTCTTGGTTGCGCTAACCGCTAGACCACCGTGCAGCCTCTCCTTCTGTTTATTTCCATTATGTGCAAGGCTCCACTTAACTATGAAGGAAAGAACACATTTCATCATTTGGAGGACAGGCCTAAATTGGGCAGCATGCTGGACTAGTGGTTTGCATGtaaaattcagttgtatttcactttttttttttttttttttaaatacatttgcatttaatattcaaatagTGCTTAAAGCTTTTATTTCGGTACAGTTTGTGTTAACTGATGtgtaatacaattttaattgaatctttATTGAAGtctcttttattttcctatatttaagcgcagtgttgatgttcaaactgcataatgttacagttgcAGTTTCTGGTATGTGCGCTATGTGGGGCCACACAGCGCGGCATTTCCGGGAGGATGCGGCAACCAATTCACAAATTATTTTGGGGTTTTTCCACCAAGCTTTCGTGGGGACTTCTTTGCCTTGATCCCTCAAAAACGTCCTCACACTAGAACCACTTTCATGGAAGGtgcccttgtttttttttttttttgtttccccccctgACAGTGAAAACACGTGACATTAGCATCTCCCCCGTGATTTCTTGTTTTAGTACAGCGGCTAATTAGACGGGTGATCGGAGTGGCACTGAttggcattacaaaaaaaaaagctccgcGATCACTATTTTACTCTTTAGTGCGGCACCCAGCTTCTCCTCTCAAAGTTGCCATCAGAGGAATTATTTAAGATAAAAGACATTATGGAAGTCTCCCTTGACAGATTATCATTACAACCCTTTATGGgatttttgggattttttttgtaacttcctGTGTCACTCACACTGACTCCCAACGGGCAGGGAGACATGGGGGAGTTGTGTGGGGAGGGGGTTAGTGGGGTGAGTGAGTGAACACTGTCAACCGGAGTTAGTCTGGCTTCACTACAaaaggttagcacatctgactgTCAATAGTAAAGTcttgtgggtgggtgggtgggtgggaggAGACATTGGAGGTGAGGTGGTGAAGGTGGGAGGGTGGtttgggtggtggggggtgggggttgaggGGGCTGCGCTTTGAGAGAAAGAGATACTTTGATATTTCGGAATGTAAGGAGGGTGAATGTGGAGAACTGGAGGTTGGGGATCTAATTACCGGGCCATAATTGGGGGCTGGGGAATAGGGTTGCCGTCCTCTCAACTCGCTGCAGATCAATTATGTTAAGAGAACATCTGTAAGTAGAGCTTAATGAGGTCCATTAGAGCAACATGCGCTGCCTTCCCTAACGGTGCTTGTCAGCTTCTTGGATGAGCTGGAGTGTGCTGCTGACTGGGGACCTGGCGGAGGGGCTTAAATAGGAGAGCGCCGGCTCCACTTGGAGAGAAAAACCAGACGGCGGAAGACCGAGAGGAGAGAGGAGTTAATACGGACACCGGAGAACTTGAGGACATTTCGTTGCGTGACTTTCTATCCCCTGCGCCGATTGGAAGTGACGAAGTTGGACGGGGAAGATTTGGATTTTGGACGCCACTGTCTCCACTTCAAGGTAAGCCtttaagtgtgtgtttttggctgTGCGTAAAATGCGCACAAAGGGGCTGCGAGACGTGTAAGAATCCAAAACGGTggagtgttttattttcatccgTCCATTCATACGGTGCAGATTCATTTTGGACACCCCGAGTGCTGGTGCATGAGTTTAACTCCCCCCTTTTTAGGCTGTGCGTAAAAACACGCGTAAAGTAATCCCAACAAACTGTCTGTAATGCGTCTAAAAATCTCAAATCTCTTTCTGTGAAAGCCCTCATCCATCCTGCATTCACACTGAGGGGGGAATAATGTGCGGAAAGGCGGGTGCGAGGGCACCGGGGGAGAGAGGCTCCGCGACAAATTGCATGATTACCAAGATAGGCCGCCTTGAAATAATTCAATCCATGACAAAACCTAATTACGACCAGGTAATACCCCTGTCAGCTTTAATGCATCTCATCACTCATAATGGCGCGCGGAGAGCGTTTTATGACCCATCTCATTATCGCCGCCTTTTGAGGCTCCAATCCGAGTGCCATTCTGTCTCCATGCCTGGCAGAATTTCAAAGACAACAACTTAGACGTAGAATATATGAAAAGTTATTCGAGTAGTTTATAGTGACGATTTAaagttaacccccccccccaaaaaagtgccACACAAGCAACTCTTTTGAATGCTGATTAATCCAAAGAAAGTTGCCAGGACTTTAATCACACCACGTTGCAGAGGGAAAACATATGGAACGCAATTTCGTGACACATTTGGAGCTTGGTGACGTTGCCAGGGCGCTTAATCGAGCGTCGAAACGTCGcgaaaagaagaaaagttaaCAAATTGTCGTGCATTTGGTGCAATTGAGTTTATTTCTCCCTTTACGCATCCATTTGGTTCCTcataactttgttgttttttgtgacgCACGAGTGGAGCAGTCGAGAAGTAAATGATTGGGTTAGGTGTAAAAGTCAACGtgttgatggggggggggggggggggggggggtcgactGATGCATATGGAGACGCCGGCCACACACCTCGCGCACTTTGCAGAATTGCGCAGACCGGCGAGCACCTGCAGCCTGGCTGCTGACCCTCTTAAGCATAACTATAAGTGCGTGCAATCAACTTGTTGAGAATGGTGAGTGACTCATTTGGGGTGGCTTGGTTGGATCGGTTTGCGCACGCAAGACGTTCGGGGGGATTTCGTGGCTGCGCCGCGGAGGAGAAGCAGCATCTCTTTGTCGTGCTGTCActcgcctctctctctctctctccacctctctctctctctctctctccacctctctctcgctctttctctcctccctctctgcgtgtgtgtgtgtgcgcgtctgtctctcttacgcacacacacagctccaCACTCTGGTGGCAAAAACCTGCGCGCAAACAACACGCTCGACGACCTTTGCTTCAATCCCGCGTTTTGCTGATCGGAacctcattttttgggggtgttttttttttttttttttttttcccccatccctTCTCATCGGCTGGATTGCACAACCCCAAAGCCACCCCCCACCCTCACCCAccgcgcgtttgtgtgtgtctgcgcgcgcgcgcgcgtgtgtgtgtgtgtttatatataaaacaaagccAGCTGCTCGACCGGACCGGGTTGCATGCTGCTGAAGCGGCTCAACAAATGCAGAAAAGGGAGAAAAGTTTCGGTAAGAAGgcttttttgctgttgttgttgttgtccatcGTTTTAATCTCCCCGCGAGGCGTTATAACGTGATAGTCACTATCGAATTAGCTGCACTCCGCTGCCATGGCAACGGTAATTAAAGTGATCGGGTGAAATGTCAGCGAATTGTGGGAGGTttagacgtgtgtgtgtgtgtgtgtgtgtgtgtgagtgggtgtggtgggggtgggggggggggggggggggggaatctgttCTCCTCCGACGTCCTCCATCCGGTGATGATGCATGTGACCGCGGGGTACGCGCAGTCAGCCCCGGTATGGAGGATACGAGCCAGCATGCAAATAAAACAGATATCATTAAGGCTCCGAGCAGCTGTGATTTCCcccccacctccttcccccctCCTTTATGGGAAAATGACGCTTTTGTTCAgccaccccccaccctcctcTTCCACCGGCAATCGGAAGAGCCAAGTGGCCGAATTCCTGCCATGCTTCTCCCCTTCTCCTTCTCTGATTGCGGGTGGGGGGGGACTGGCTccccctttttcttcttctggatTCGGTAATGAGCAGCGGGCGACTTTGTAGTGTTAACGAGGCTGCAGGACGGATCAGTGCAGCTGAACAGGAGCGGCGAAGAGGAACCAGGcggcgagcagcagcagcagcagccgcgCGCTCCCTAAATCCAGCCAATTAACAAATCAACAGCCGCAACTCGCTGGAACAAATGAGCTGAGCTCTCCGGCGCACGGCAGCCACTGGACGCGCACGCCTTTCAGGCCACCCCCGCCCCAAACACAGAAGTTGGAATCGAAATAGATGAAACCGACTTTTTCTTGCACGTTATTGAGGGCTAAAACGtagtaaaaatgcacaaatgtgATCTTATAGGCATGGTGCATCGATTTTAGGGCTACAAACAGATGAGCTGGCGTGTTCAAAATGTCAACTTAAGTGTCGATGCAAGTTGTTTAGGGCAGCAAAACAAACGAATTTCAAGATAAATATGACTCGTGGTCATAAATGGTCGTAGAAATGTGCAACAATACCGGACTATAACTGTAAGGTTATTCAAGAATAAAACACAGAAGTGTGGCCTTATTATGTACGGTGCCACCTTATTCAAGGCTGTGCACTTGctcaaaatataaacaaagtGCTATTCAGGTCAAAAACATCCCAGAAGTTTTAGAAAACATGAATATAGCCTTATATATGCATGGTGCATCTTATTGAAGGACAAAAAAACTGTGATGTGGGCATTGAACGTGttcaaaatgtgttaaaacaacattttacacaaaatgaACTCATTCAAAATGAAAGGACGCTGTACTTGCGTGTGATCAAGGGGTTTACTGATGCCAAAGTTTGCCAAATAGGATTGCATTTAACTGGCCTAATCTCTAAGGATAATGTAATTACACCTTCAAGCAGGGCCCAAAAATAATACCGAAGTTTTTGTGCTGGACCATAATACACACATAGGTTCTCTGTCTGTAAGGAAGCTGTAGGTGCGCCTCATTCAAAGCCTGAAATGCAGAAATAGATGTAACATGTAAGGAGGAAGATGTCAGGAAACTGTATGGGCCAGAGATGAAGAAGCTTGACTACAACTAGAAAACATGGGCTCATTCTAAATGTAATTGGATTGTTGAggtgcatgttgttgttgttgtcttaaaGCACAGGaattgtaaaatttaaaaaaacaatgaaacactgTCCGagttttaatgtaatttaattacagtatatgtgtaaTGTGGGTCAATCAAAGCTGTACGTAGAGTTTGAATAGAAATAGATCAAATGTCCTGTTTGGATTACTGTAGAAAACatacaatgaatacaaatatataaaatttggACCTGTGGAAAGTTTCCATTGTTGAAGAAACAAAGTTTGTGGCTGTTTTCTAAATGTACACTCATTATTTCATGTTGTCTGGAGCAAGTATTGCACAGTTGAAGGAAAAAGACGACTGATGATTCCAAACTAAACTGAGTagtagtgcgtgtgtgtggtgaaTGGTGGACAAAGAGGGAACGGGGGTACGCCTCTCCtcagggaattgtgggagaatacTAATTTCAGCCTGCTGCCCCCCGCCCCTCCCCACCTCTTCTTTAAGTCCCCCAGTGGACCAACAAAGGCTCTCCCCAGTCAGCTCAGGCCAAACAAAGCTTCTCGTCTGGCGCCACGCCCCTTTAAATGCAGAGGAGGTCaacgcatttaaaaacagtaaaaaaaaaattccaaaaagtGCTGTCTTTGTGCCTGTGTGGGCTGCTGTTTTGTTGTgaccccccctcaccccccagCCCCAATCCGTCAAAACACACTTCATTGATAAATACTTATTACATATTTCTTAAAAGTTGGGACAATCTTAACATTCCGTGACGACGCAGAGTAGCATTTATAATGGCCATCCTCCAGATTAACATCactttaacatttgtttttagctgccttggcacttttttttcaatctctTCACGAGCAACAGAAAGTGGGTTTGACATTTCAGGAGTTTTACTTTACTCTTCTTTCAGTGTTTGATTCCACAGTAAgagatttgttttttgacatttacaaagaggacacacacactccaATTTACGCATCTTTTCATATCGGTGTGATTGTATGTTCATTGTTGTATGTTGCgcttaaaaaaaacttcaaagcgGCGTCGTGTTGATGTTTTTTCCGTCTTTGTCAGGCGACGATTTTTGCTTTGCGCTTTTTATCAggcaagaaaaacacatttggtaatctaaagggatttttttccatttaaaacaaaacgtcatatttgttatatttatatatttattgtatttgctaatttgatatacaagaaacTACCGCacccgagaaaacccaccaaTCGGAGAAAGCTTGACTTATCAGGTGACAATCATTTGTCGTGGGCACACCCCTGCGGCCTCACCTTAACCTTTGACCTTGTCGCCCGAGAAAAACATCTCATTTGTAATGCAGTAAacgaaaataaagtaaaactactcagcATTTGAGTCATTAGCTgtcatacaaatatgaaaataagtGTATCGCTGTATACAAAAACTAacttaggttcattgaagactaaattgtcctaaGGTCTGAATGGGAATGCGTGATTgcctaaatgtgccctgtgattggttgacaaccagtccagggtgtcttGCCAATAGTCAGCTAGGATAGTTTTCAGCTCAGTCGCCATGACAAGCactctagaaaatggatggatgaaaaatcaTCTCCTTAGTCGGCATGCATGCATTATTTCGCTGTTCTGTGGCTTGTATTTCATCTTGCATAGTCTATGCATGTAAAAGCAGGTTAGGTAATGTAACATATTATGGGACAGATGAGACttgattcttaaaaaaaatgtattttcataagTTCAATAAAGTCTTAAACTGTCATGATTATGCCAGGTACATTTTTAACGGAGGTCTTATATAACCTAGACTTTGACTCTAATATTATAATACATTTGATTGTGCATCTGAATCCCCTCCATCTGACATTGTCGCAGGTATACAAATGCTTTCCGTCCAGCCGGACACGAAGCCAAAAGGCTGTGCCGGCTGCAACCGGAAGATCAAGGACCGCTACCTGCTGAAGGCCCTCGATAAGTACTGGCACGAAGACTGCCTCAAGTGCGCCTGCTGCGACTGCAGGCTGGGCGAGGTGGGCTCCACGCTCTACACCAAAGCCAACCTCATCCTCTGCCGGAGAGACTACTTACGGTAAgagatgttttttattattattttttttttcctgagcgTTGAACAAACATTCGGCATGATCCAAGGAGAGCATTTTCTCTTCAAATCAATTTTGAAAAGAATTTTAAGAGGTCAGGTTACATGCGGTTGGAagagaattacatttttaacatgtCCTTCTTCGGTTTTCATTTGCTTTGTGGGTCTCAAGCTTTTTGCACCAAGAACCACCTAAAAAATACTTggattttaaaatcaaaaattaAACATAATATCTAATATTATAAGCCACTACAACATGATGCAAAAGTATTGTACagcaaagttaaatacaactgaactgtcctGAGATGACGATTCTTTCACTTACCACGAGAGGGATCCCGGGTACTACTATAGGCTTTTCTTTATACAAGCGCTTATGTATTTAGACATGTCGCTGCTCATCGATTGGCCGATCAATTTATACTATAAG includes these proteins:
- the lmo3 gene encoding LIM domain only protein 3 isoform X1; this translates as MQKREKSFGIQMLSVQPDTKPKGCAGCNRKIKDRYLLKALDKYWHEDCLKCACCDCRLGEVGSTLYTKANLILCRRDYLRLFGVTGNCAACSKLIPAFEMVMRAKENVYHLDCFACQLCNQRFCVGDKFFLKNNMILCQTDYEEGLMKEGYAPQVR